In a single window of the Streptomyces sp. CGMCC 4.7035 genome:
- a CDS encoding ABC transporter substrate-binding protein, producing MSFSRRNFLIATGVAAGATTVLSACSSGNAGGSGANKAPSVEKAKAATIAVGTKADSTGPAPEVPGAVKGGTIYTLDQIDWDHLDPAQLYSSYESACSVLFLRGLTGYKVDSKGNTTLVGDLATDAGTTKDGGKTWSFTLKDNVKWEDGADVTIEDVRWTFERLFAKFVTQGPRYPQSWLIGGDKYKGPYEGKHLSSIEVDGKTITFKLKEAHADFNFMLAMRGFSIVPKKHDTKEKYDKRPFSCAPYKIANRSIGKSASLVRNEHWVAETDPIRNGYPDKFEFQFGFQNLASTDRYIADQGNDQFTLSLLNEVAPERVQKVLTDPALKQRVLTQVDTTCYYFAINTKRVTDVKVRQALNYAWPSQQLKQIRGGSLVTATATTIISPLTPGHKDFDLYGKKTKPMGDPDKAKALLKEAGKEGQTVVIAMQQSDNSVKQAVAINSALSKAGFKPVIKQVDKTSFYSQIGQLDNKYDMFAAGWGPDWPAGYAVIYPCFEGSQIADGGVNWPQLNDTGVNKAIAAATAETDQAKAAKMWGDVDEQIMQLAAVVPDYNPIRNYFHGSKVGGVIYDSGNTCIALGPVYAKA from the coding sequence ATGTCCTTTTCCCGCAGAAACTTCCTGATAGCCACTGGTGTGGCGGCCGGCGCGACCACCGTGCTGAGTGCGTGCAGCAGCGGCAACGCGGGCGGCAGCGGTGCCAACAAGGCTCCGTCGGTCGAGAAGGCCAAGGCAGCCACCATCGCGGTCGGCACCAAGGCCGACTCCACCGGTCCGGCCCCCGAGGTCCCGGGCGCGGTCAAGGGCGGCACGATCTACACGCTGGACCAGATCGACTGGGACCACCTGGACCCGGCCCAGCTGTACTCCTCGTACGAGAGCGCCTGCTCGGTCCTGTTCCTGCGCGGTCTGACCGGCTACAAGGTCGACTCCAAGGGCAACACCACCCTCGTCGGCGACCTCGCCACCGACGCGGGTACCACCAAGGACGGCGGCAAGACCTGGTCCTTCACGCTGAAGGACAACGTGAAGTGGGAGGACGGCGCCGACGTCACCATCGAGGACGTCCGCTGGACCTTCGAGCGCCTCTTCGCCAAGTTCGTCACCCAGGGTCCGCGTTACCCGCAGAGCTGGCTGATCGGCGGCGACAAGTACAAGGGCCCCTACGAGGGCAAGCACCTCTCCTCGATCGAGGTGGACGGCAAGACCATCACGTTCAAGCTGAAGGAGGCCCACGCCGACTTCAACTTCATGCTCGCGATGCGCGGCTTCTCCATCGTGCCGAAGAAGCACGACACCAAGGAGAAGTACGACAAGCGCCCGTTCTCCTGCGCCCCGTACAAGATCGCGAACCGCAGCATCGGCAAGTCGGCGTCGCTGGTCCGCAACGAGCACTGGGTCGCCGAGACGGACCCGATCCGCAACGGCTACCCGGACAAGTTCGAGTTCCAGTTCGGCTTCCAGAACCTGGCCTCCACCGACCGCTACATCGCCGACCAGGGCAACGACCAGTTCACGCTGTCGCTGCTCAACGAGGTCGCCCCCGAGCGCGTCCAGAAGGTGCTGACGGACCCGGCGCTCAAGCAGCGCGTCCTGACCCAGGTCGACACCACCTGCTACTACTTCGCGATCAACACCAAGCGCGTCACCGACGTCAAGGTCCGCCAGGCGCTCAACTACGCGTGGCCGTCGCAGCAGCTGAAGCAGATCCGTGGTGGCTCGCTCGTCACCGCGACCGCGACCACGATCATCAGCCCCCTCACCCCGGGCCACAAGGACTTCGACCTGTACGGCAAGAAGACCAAGCCGATGGGTGACCCGGACAAGGCCAAGGCCCTCCTCAAGGAAGCCGGCAAGGAGGGTCAGACCGTCGTCATCGCGATGCAGCAGTCGGACAACTCCGTCAAGCAGGCCGTCGCGATCAACAGCGCGCTGAGCAAGGCCGGCTTCAAGCCGGTCATCAAGCAGGTCGACAAGACGTCCTTCTACAGCCAGATCGGCCAGCTGGACAACAAGTACGACATGTTCGCCGCGGGCTGGGGCCCGGACTGGCCGGCCGGTTACGCGGTCATCTACCCCTGCTTCGAAGGCAGCCAGATCGCCGACGGCGGTGTGAACTGGCCGCAGCTGAACGACACGGGTGTCAACAAGGCGATCGCCGCCGCCACGGCCGAGACGGACCAGGCGAAGGCCGCGAAGATGTGGGGCGACGTCGACGAGCAGATCATGCAGCTCGCCGCGGTGGTTCCGGACTACAACCCGATCCGCAACTACTTCCACGGCTCCAAGGTCGGCGGCGTGATCTACGACTCCGGCAACACCTGCATCGCGCTGGGCCCGGTCTACGCCAAGGCCTGA
- a CDS encoding ABC transporter ATP-binding protein, giving the protein MLLEVRDLHVEFRTRDGIAKAVGGVSYGVDAGETLAVLGESGSGKSVTAQAVMGILDMPPGRITGGEILFQGQDLLRLKEEERRRIRGAQMAMIFQDALSSLNPVLSVGDQLGEMFVVHRGMSKKDARAKAVDLMDRVRIPAAAQRVRDYPHQFSGGMRQRIMIAMALALEPALIIADEPTTALDVTVQAQVMDLLAELQREYRMGLVLITHDLGVVADVADRIAVMYAGRIVESAPVHDIYKAPAHPYTRGLLDSIPRLDRKGKELYAIKGLPPNLMNIPPGCAFHPRCPMAQDVCRTDVPPLYEVSDDRVSACHFWRECLHG; this is encoded by the coding sequence GTGCTGCTGGAAGTGCGCGACCTGCACGTGGAGTTCCGGACCCGGGACGGGATCGCCAAGGCCGTGGGCGGCGTCAGCTACGGCGTGGACGCGGGCGAGACGCTCGCCGTGCTCGGCGAGTCCGGCTCCGGTAAGTCCGTCACCGCGCAGGCCGTCATGGGGATCCTCGACATGCCTCCCGGCCGGATCACCGGCGGCGAGATCCTCTTCCAAGGGCAGGACCTGCTCCGGCTGAAAGAAGAGGAGCGGCGCAGGATCCGCGGCGCGCAGATGGCGATGATCTTCCAGGACGCGCTGTCCTCGTTGAACCCCGTGCTCTCCGTCGGCGACCAGCTCGGCGAGATGTTCGTCGTGCACCGGGGCATGTCGAAGAAGGACGCGCGCGCCAAGGCCGTCGACCTCATGGACCGGGTGCGGATCCCGGCCGCCGCGCAGCGCGTGCGCGACTATCCGCACCAGTTCTCCGGCGGTATGCGCCAGCGCATCATGATCGCCATGGCGCTGGCGCTGGAGCCCGCGCTGATCATCGCCGACGAGCCCACCACCGCCCTCGACGTCACCGTCCAGGCCCAGGTCATGGACCTGCTCGCGGAATTGCAGCGCGAGTACCGCATGGGCCTCGTCCTCATCACCCATGACCTCGGCGTCGTCGCGGACGTCGCCGACCGGATCGCCGTCATGTACGCGGGCCGGATCGTCGAGTCCGCCCCCGTGCACGACATCTACAAGGCGCCCGCACACCCCTATACGCGGGGCCTGCTCGACTCCATCCCGCGGCTCGACCGGAAGGGCAAGGAGCTCTATGCCATCAAGGGCCTGCCGCCGAATCTCATGAACATCCCGCCGGGCTGTGCCTTCCACCCGCGCTGCCCCATGGCCCAGGACGTGTGCCGGACCGATGTGCCCCCGCTCTACGAGGTCTCCGACGACCGGGTGAGCGCCTGCCACTTCTGGAGGGAGTGCCTGCATGGCTGA
- a CDS encoding ABC transporter permease, protein MTDESAEKSITSSTPKGNESRSPGRLAWNRFKRDRTGVISAYVVIFFFVVAICAPLIAKLYGKNPYDQYGQDIPGLLNDFAYPVKPNGGMSGDFWFGIEPQLGRDVFTFLIYGIRTSLLLATAATLLTTLLGVVIGITAGYLGGKTDYFIGRIIDILLSFPSTLFFIAFMPVVYGLFVSFDEDVPTWLRATCLILVLSAFGWASVARLLRGQVLGLREREFVEAAKVTGASSRRIVFKELLPNLWTPILIQSTLMLPAYVTAEAGLAFLGVGIQDPTPDWGVMIQRGAQFYTEDITFMIFPGVSMIIFVLAFNLLGDSVRDALDPKSKR, encoded by the coding sequence GTGACCGACGAGAGCGCCGAGAAGTCGATCACTTCCTCGACCCCGAAGGGCAACGAGAGCCGCTCACCGGGACGGCTTGCCTGGAACCGGTTCAAGCGTGACCGCACGGGCGTCATATCCGCCTATGTGGTGATCTTCTTCTTCGTCGTCGCGATCTGCGCGCCGCTGATCGCCAAGCTCTACGGCAAGAACCCGTACGACCAGTACGGCCAGGACATCCCGGGGCTGCTCAACGACTTCGCCTACCCGGTCAAGCCCAACGGTGGCATGAGCGGGGACTTCTGGTTCGGCATCGAGCCGCAGCTGGGCCGCGACGTCTTCACCTTCCTGATCTACGGCATCCGCACCTCGCTCCTGCTCGCCACGGCCGCCACCCTGCTGACCACGCTGCTGGGCGTCGTGATCGGTATCACCGCGGGCTACCTGGGCGGAAAGACGGACTACTTCATCGGCCGGATCATCGACATCCTGCTGTCGTTCCCGTCCACGCTCTTCTTCATCGCCTTCATGCCGGTCGTCTACGGCCTCTTCGTCTCCTTCGACGAGGACGTCCCGACCTGGCTCCGGGCCACCTGCCTGATCCTCGTTCTCTCCGCCTTCGGCTGGGCCTCCGTCGCGCGTCTGCTGCGCGGCCAGGTGCTGGGCCTGCGCGAGCGGGAGTTCGTCGAGGCCGCGAAGGTGACCGGCGCGTCGTCGCGACGCATCGTCTTCAAGGAACTGCTGCCCAACCTGTGGACGCCGATCCTGATCCAGTCGACCCTCATGCTCCCGGCCTACGTCACGGCCGAGGCGGGGCTCGCCTTCCTCGGTGTCGGTATCCAGGACCCCACCCCCGACTGGGGGGTCATGATCCAGCGCGGCGCGCAGTTCTACACGGAAGACATCACCTTCATGATCTTCCCGGGCGTTTCGATGATCATCTTCGTCCTCGCCTTCAACCTCCTCGGCGACTCGGTCCGCGACGCGCTCGACCCGAAGTCCAAGCGCTGA
- a CDS encoding ABC transporter permease, which yields MPEQPYQREGAVAGTGMGGAMDLAASEATTLEKTPGGPEGTGPERKPRSLWSDAWHDLCRNPVFVVSGLVIVFLVVISIWPSLIATGNPLKCDLAKAQEGPQPGHPFGYDGQGCDVYTRTVYGARTSVTVGVCATLGVAVLGSILGGLAGFFGRGWDSILSRTTDIFFAIPVVLGGLVLLSVVTSNTVWPVVGFMVLLGWPQISRIARGSVITAKQNDYVQAARALGASNTRILLRHIAPNAVAPVIVVATIALGTYIALEATLSYLGVGLKPPSVSWGIDISAASPYIRNAPHALLWPSGALAITVLAFIMLGDAVRDALDPKLR from the coding sequence ATGCCTGAGCAGCCGTACCAGCGCGAGGGCGCGGTCGCCGGGACCGGCATGGGCGGCGCGATGGACCTCGCGGCGAGCGAGGCGACCACGCTGGAGAAGACTCCCGGTGGACCGGAGGGCACGGGCCCGGAGCGCAAGCCGCGCAGCCTCTGGTCCGACGCCTGGCACGACCTGTGCCGCAACCCCGTCTTCGTCGTCTCCGGACTGGTGATCGTCTTCCTTGTCGTCATCTCGATCTGGCCGTCCCTGATCGCTACCGGCAATCCCCTCAAGTGCGACCTCGCCAAGGCCCAGGAGGGTCCCCAGCCCGGGCATCCGTTCGGATACGACGGCCAGGGCTGCGACGTCTACACCCGCACCGTCTACGGCGCCCGTACATCGGTCACGGTCGGCGTCTGCGCCACGCTCGGTGTCGCGGTGCTCGGCTCGATCCTGGGCGGGCTCGCCGGGTTCTTCGGCCGGGGGTGGGACTCGATCCTGTCCCGGACGACCGACATCTTCTTCGCCATCCCGGTCGTCCTCGGCGGTCTGGTCCTGCTCTCGGTGGTGACCAGCAACACGGTCTGGCCGGTCGTCGGGTTCATGGTGCTGCTCGGCTGGCCGCAGATCTCCCGCATCGCCCGCGGCTCGGTCATCACCGCCAAACAGAACGACTATGTGCAGGCGGCGCGCGCACTCGGCGCCTCGAACACCCGCATCCTGCTGCGGCACATCGCACCCAACGCGGTCGCACCGGTGATCGTCGTGGCGACCATCGCGCTCGGCACGTACATCGCGCTGGAGGCGACCCTGTCGTATCTCGGCGTCGGGCTGAAGCCGCCGAGCGTGTCCTGGGGGATCGACATCTCCGCCGCCTCTCCTTACATCCGCAACGCCCCCCACGCGTTGCTGTGGCCCTCCGGCGCCCTCGCGATCACCGTGCTCGCGTTCATCATGCTCGGCGACGCGGTGCGCGACGCCCTCGACCCGAAGCTGAGGTGA
- a CDS encoding peptide ABC transporter substrate-binding protein codes for MRGARHARWAAGAAAAALAAAACGGGASGGSGSGVLSSSWGDPQNPLEPSNTNEVQGGKVLDMVFRGLKHYNPKTGAAEDMLAEKIATSDSRNFTITVKDGWTFSNGEAVTAKSFVDAWNYGASLKNNQKNAYFFGYIEGYDKVHPATGTQTADTLSGLKVTGPRTFTVKLNQKFSTFPDTLGYTAFSPLPSAFFSDHAAWLKKPVGNGPYMIDSYTKGSMMSLRKWDGYPGTDKAQNGGVDLKVYTDNNTAYTDLMAGNLDLVDDVPAAQLKNVKADLGDRYISTPAGIIQTLAFPYYDPSWNKPGMEKVRTGLSMAINRDQITRTIFQKTRTPATDWTSPVLGADGGFKEGLCGDACTYNPDQAKKLIQEGGGLPGGQLRISYNADTGSHREWVDAVCNSINNALGNDRACVGNPFGTFADFRNQIGQHKMPGPFRAGWQMDYPLIQNFLQPLYYTNASSNDGKWSNKDFDQLVDRANAESDTAKAVGLFQQAEEVVRDNMAAIPLWYQNGSAGYSDRLSNVALNPFSVPVYNEIKVG; via the coding sequence ATGCGTGGAGCCAGACACGCCAGATGGGCGGCGGGTGCGGCGGCGGCAGCGCTCGCGGCGGCCGCCTGCGGGGGAGGCGCGAGTGGCGGCAGCGGCTCCGGGGTGCTCAGCTCCTCCTGGGGCGATCCGCAGAACCCGCTGGAGCCGTCCAACACCAACGAGGTCCAGGGCGGCAAGGTCCTCGACATGGTCTTCCGTGGGCTGAAGCACTACAACCCCAAGACCGGCGCGGCCGAGGACATGCTCGCCGAGAAGATCGCGACCTCCGACTCGCGGAACTTCACCATCACCGTCAAGGACGGCTGGACGTTCAGCAACGGCGAGGCCGTCACCGCCAAGTCCTTCGTCGACGCCTGGAACTACGGCGCGAGCCTGAAGAACAACCAGAAGAACGCGTACTTCTTCGGATACATCGAGGGGTACGACAAGGTGCACCCGGCCACCGGCACCCAGACAGCCGACACCCTCTCCGGACTCAAGGTGACCGGCCCCCGCACCTTCACCGTCAAGCTCAACCAGAAGTTCTCGACGTTCCCCGACACCCTCGGTTACACGGCGTTCTCCCCGCTGCCCAGCGCGTTCTTCAGCGACCACGCGGCCTGGCTGAAGAAGCCCGTCGGCAACGGCCCGTACATGATCGACTCGTACACCAAGGGCTCGATGATGTCCCTCCGGAAGTGGGACGGCTATCCGGGCACGGACAAGGCGCAGAACGGCGGCGTCGACCTGAAGGTCTACACCGACAACAACACCGCCTACACCGACCTGATGGCCGGCAACCTCGACCTCGTCGACGACGTGCCCGCCGCGCAGCTCAAAAACGTCAAGGCCGACCTCGGCGACCGCTACATCAGCACCCCGGCCGGCATCATCCAGACCCTCGCCTTCCCCTACTACGACCCGAGCTGGAACAAGCCCGGCATGGAGAAGGTCCGCACCGGCCTGTCCATGGCGATCAACCGGGACCAGATCACCCGCACGATCTTCCAGAAGACCCGTACGCCCGCCACCGACTGGACCTCCCCGGTCCTCGGCGCGGACGGCGGCTTCAAGGAAGGACTGTGCGGCGATGCCTGCACGTACAACCCGGACCAGGCCAAGAAGCTGATCCAGGAGGGCGGCGGGCTGCCCGGCGGGCAGCTCAGGATCTCGTACAACGCGGACACCGGCTCGCACCGGGAGTGGGTGGACGCCGTCTGCAACTCGATCAACAACGCGCTCGGCAACGACAGGGCCTGCGTCGGCAACCCGTTCGGCACCTTCGCCGACTTCCGCAACCAGATCGGGCAGCACAAGATGCCGGGGCCGTTCCGGGCCGGCTGGCAGATGGACTACCCGCTCATCCAGAACTTCCTTCAGCCGCTCTACTACACGAACGCCTCCTCCAACGACGGCAAGTGGTCCAACAAGGACTTCGACCAGCTCGTCGACCGGGCGAACGCGGAGAGCGACACGGCCAAGGCCGTGGGGCTGTTCCAGCAGGCCGAGGAGGTCGTACGGGACAACATGGCCGCCATCCCGCTCTGGTACCAGAACGGCAGCGCCGGCTACTCCGACCGCCTCTCCAACGTGGCACTCAACCCGTTCAGCGTCCCCGTCTACAACGAGATCAAGGTCGGCTGA
- a CDS encoding ABC transporter permease yields MGRYVIRRLLQMIPVFLGATLLIFLMVNVMGDPIAGLCGERQCDTATAAQLRREFGLDKPVWQQYLTYMGNVFTGDFGTAFNGQKVTELMATAFPVTIRLTIVAILFEIVIGIVLGVVTGLRRGRPVDTSVLLLTLVVISVPTFVTGLLLQLLLGVEWGWVRPSVSPEAPFDELIVPGLVLASVSLAYVTRLTRTSIAENKRSDYVRTAVAKGLPRRRVITRHLLRNSLIPVVTFIGTDIGALMGGAIVTERIFNIHGVGFQLYQGILRQNTQTVVGFVTVLVLVFLVANLLVDLLYAVLDPRIRYA; encoded by the coding sequence ATGGGACGGTACGTCATCCGGCGTCTGCTGCAGATGATCCCGGTCTTCCTCGGCGCCACCCTGCTCATCTTCCTGATGGTGAACGTGATGGGCGACCCCATCGCGGGCCTGTGCGGCGAGCGGCAGTGCGACACCGCCACGGCGGCCCAGCTGCGCCGGGAGTTCGGCCTCGATAAGCCCGTGTGGCAGCAGTACCTGACATACATGGGCAACGTCTTCACCGGCGACTTCGGCACCGCGTTCAACGGACAGAAGGTCACCGAGCTGATGGCGACGGCCTTCCCGGTCACCATCCGGCTCACGATCGTCGCGATCCTCTTCGAGATCGTCATCGGGATCGTGCTCGGCGTGGTCACCGGTCTGCGCCGCGGGCGGCCCGTCGACACCTCGGTCCTGCTGCTCACCCTCGTCGTGATCTCGGTGCCGACCTTCGTCACCGGTCTGCTGCTCCAGCTGCTGCTCGGCGTCGAGTGGGGCTGGGTGCGGCCGTCGGTGTCCCCGGAGGCACCCTTCGACGAGCTGATCGTCCCCGGGCTCGTCCTCGCGTCCGTCTCCCTCGCCTACGTCACCCGGCTGACCCGGACCTCCATCGCCGAGAACAAACGGTCCGACTACGTCCGCACGGCCGTCGCCAAGGGGCTGCCGCGCCGTCGGGTGATCACCCGGCATCTGCTGCGCAACTCGCTCATCCCCGTCGTCACCTTCATCGGCACCGACATCGGCGCCCTCATGGGCGGCGCGATCGTCACCGAGCGGATCTTCAACATCCACGGCGTCGGCTTCCAGCTCTACCAGGGGATCCTGCGGCAGAACACCCAGACCGTGGTCGGCTTCGTGACCGTGCTCGTCCTCGTCTTCCTGGTCGCCAACCTGCTCGTCGACCTTCTGTACGCCGTACTCGACCCGAGGATCCGCTATGCCTGA
- a CDS encoding ABC transporter ATP-binding protein gives MTSTDQQPFLSVRDLKVHFSTEDGVVKAVDGLSFDLVKGKTLGIVGESGSGKSVTNLTILGLHDRARTAIDGEILLDGKELLTATERELEQLRGNKMSMIFQDALASLSPYHTIGKQIGETYRKHTGASKKEARERAIEMLKRVGIPQPDVRVDDYPHQFSGGMRQRAMIAMALVCDPELLIADEPTTALDVTVQAQIMDLLKDLQQEFGTAIIFITHDLGVIADIADDVLVMYGGRCVERGTKKEVLSTPQHPYTWGLLGSMPSLDGPVDVPLTPIPGSPPSLLNPPSGCRFHPRCAFAGKVEGGLCSTEQPVLTITDGRGAACHLSAQQRREFFSDHAATRSH, from the coding sequence GTGACGAGCACCGATCAGCAGCCCTTCCTGTCCGTCAGGGATCTGAAGGTTCACTTCTCCACCGAAGACGGCGTCGTCAAGGCCGTCGACGGTCTCTCCTTCGACCTGGTGAAGGGCAAGACGCTCGGCATCGTGGGCGAGTCGGGTTCCGGCAAGTCCGTCACCAACCTGACGATCCTGGGCCTCCACGACCGCGCGCGCACCGCCATCGACGGGGAGATCCTGCTCGACGGCAAGGAGCTGCTGACCGCCACCGAGCGGGAGCTGGAGCAGCTGCGCGGCAACAAGATGTCCATGATCTTCCAGGACGCGCTGGCCTCACTGTCGCCGTACCACACGATCGGCAAGCAGATCGGCGAGACGTACCGCAAGCACACCGGCGCCTCCAAGAAGGAGGCCCGGGAGCGGGCGATCGAGATGCTGAAGCGGGTGGGCATCCCGCAGCCCGACGTACGCGTCGACGACTACCCGCACCAGTTCTCCGGCGGTATGCGCCAGCGCGCGATGATCGCGATGGCGCTCGTCTGCGACCCGGAGCTGCTGATCGCGGACGAGCCGACCACCGCCCTCGACGTGACGGTCCAGGCCCAGATCATGGACCTCCTCAAGGACCTCCAGCAGGAGTTCGGCACCGCGATCATCTTCATCACCCACGACCTGGGTGTCATCGCGGACATCGCCGACGACGTGCTGGTGATGTACGGCGGCCGGTGTGTGGAACGGGGCACCAAGAAGGAGGTCCTGAGCACGCCTCAGCACCCCTACACCTGGGGTCTGCTGGGCTCGATGCCGAGCCTCGACGGTCCGGTCGACGTGCCGCTCACCCCGATCCCCGGCTCTCCGCCGTCCCTGCTGAACCCGCCGTCCGGCTGCCGCTTCCACCCGCGCTGCGCCTTCGCCGGGAAGGTCGAGGGCGGGCTGTGCTCCACCGAGCAGCCCGTGCTGACGATCACGGACGGGCGGGGTGCCGCCTGCCACCTCTCGGCGCAGCAGCGCCGCGAGTTCTTCTCCGACCACGCCGCGACCCGGTCCCACTGA
- a CDS encoding ABC transporter ATP-binding protein, with translation MSNTNPLLEVTGLKKHFPVMGGFPIRRKIGAVQAVDGLDFQVAEGESLGLVGESGCGKSTTGRMITRLLEPTGGKILYRGQDITHANRKQLAPVRSEIQMIFQDPYASLNPRQTVGKIISGPMEINGINPAGGVEKRVRELLEIVGLNPEHFNRFPHEFSGGQRQRIGVARALALEPKLIVADEPVSALDVSIQAQVVNLLQELQKDLGIAFVFIAHDLAIVRHFSQRVAVMYLGKIVEIADREDLYGNPRHPYTRALLSAVPEATVEDTPSRERIRLTGDVPSPLNPPSGCHFRTRCWKATDKCATEEPPLVQVEGNKAGHLTACHYPETDESAPAPRLSKDPEVAA, from the coding sequence ATGAGCAACACGAACCCCCTCCTTGAAGTCACCGGACTGAAGAAGCACTTCCCCGTGATGGGAGGCTTCCCGATCCGGCGGAAGATCGGCGCGGTGCAGGCTGTCGACGGGCTCGACTTCCAGGTGGCCGAGGGCGAGAGCCTGGGCCTTGTGGGCGAGTCCGGCTGCGGCAAGTCCACGACGGGCCGCATGATCACCCGCCTCCTGGAGCCCACCGGCGGCAAGATCCTCTACCGCGGCCAGGACATCACCCACGCGAACCGCAAACAGCTCGCGCCGGTCCGCTCGGAGATCCAGATGATCTTCCAGGACCCCTACGCGTCGCTGAACCCGCGCCAGACCGTCGGCAAGATCATCTCCGGTCCGATGGAGATCAACGGCATCAACCCGGCGGGGGGCGTGGAGAAGCGCGTCCGCGAACTGCTGGAGATCGTCGGCCTCAACCCGGAGCACTTCAACCGCTTCCCGCACGAGTTCTCCGGCGGTCAGCGCCAGCGCATCGGCGTCGCCCGCGCGCTGGCCCTGGAGCCGAAGCTGATCGTCGCCGACGAGCCGGTCTCCGCCCTGGACGTCTCCATCCAGGCGCAGGTGGTCAACCTGCTCCAGGAGCTCCAGAAGGACCTGGGCATCGCGTTCGTCTTCATCGCGCACGACCTGGCGATCGTGCGGCACTTCTCGCAGCGTGTCGCCGTGATGTACCTCGGCAAGATCGTGGAGATCGCGGACCGCGAGGACCTGTACGGCAACCCGCGCCACCCCTACACGCGCGCCCTGCTGTCCGCCGTGCCCGAGGCGACGGTGGAGGACACCCCGTCCCGCGAGCGCATCCGCCTCACCGGCGACGTACCGTCTCCGCTGAACCCGCCGTCGGGCTGCCACTTCCGCACCCGGTGCTGGAAGGCGACGGACAAGTGCGCCACGGAGGAGCCGCCGCTGGTGCAGGTCGAGGGCAACAAGGCGGGCCACCTGACGGCCTGCCACTACCCGGAGACCGACGAGAGCGCGCCGGCCCCGCGTCTGTCCAAGGACCCCGAGGTCGCGGCCTGA
- a CDS encoding ABC transporter permease produces the protein MFRFLVRRVIGALVILLIISAVTFMLYYALPRDPARMACGKVCTPELLAQVRTNLGIADPLPVQYWHWLEGIFLGRDYGGLGNCNAPCLGFSFTNREPVLGTILDRMPLTISLALGAAFFFLIIGVGTGMIAAVKQGKAADKIASSFSLIGSSLQIYFVGYIAMFFLVQQLGILDQPSYTAFTDNPVKWASGLLLPWLVLSIIFTANYTRMTRSQLVEQLSEDYVRTARAKGLSRRSVFFRFAWRGAMGPIVTIFGIDMGTLIGGAIITESVFSLQGIGRLALTAVDANDLPMLLGVTLVASAAIVFFNIIVDAVYAFIDPRIRLA, from the coding sequence ATGTTCCGTTTTCTAGTCCGCCGTGTCATCGGCGCACTTGTCATTCTGCTGATCATCAGCGCCGTCACCTTCATGCTCTACTACGCGCTCCCGCGTGACCCGGCCCGTATGGCGTGCGGCAAGGTGTGCACCCCGGAACTGCTCGCGCAGGTCCGGACGAACCTCGGGATCGCCGACCCGCTGCCGGTGCAGTACTGGCACTGGCTGGAGGGCATCTTCCTGGGCCGCGACTACGGCGGTCTCGGCAACTGCAACGCGCCCTGCCTGGGCTTCTCCTTCACCAACCGCGAGCCGGTCCTCGGCACGATCCTGGACCGCATGCCGCTGACCATCTCGCTCGCGCTGGGCGCCGCGTTCTTCTTCCTGATCATCGGCGTCGGCACCGGCATGATCGCCGCGGTCAAGCAGGGCAAGGCGGCCGACAAGATCGCCAGCTCGTTCTCGCTGATCGGCTCCTCGCTGCAGATCTACTTCGTCGGCTACATCGCCATGTTCTTCCTGGTGCAGCAGCTCGGCATCCTCGACCAGCCGTCGTACACGGCGTTCACCGACAACCCGGTCAAGTGGGCCTCGGGGCTGCTGCTGCCGTGGCTGGTGCTGTCCATCATCTTCACCGCCAACTACACCCGTATGACGCGCTCCCAGCTGGTCGAGCAGCTCAGCGAGGACTACGTGCGCACCGCGCGGGCCAAGGGCCTGTCCCGGCGCTCGGTGTTCTTCCGCTTCGCCTGGCGCGGCGCGATGGGCCCGATCGTCACGATCTTCGGCATCGACATGGGCACCCTGATCGGCGGCGCCATCATCACCGAGTCGGTCTTCAGCCTCCAGGGCATCGGTCGGCTCGCGCTCACCGCGGTGGACGCCAACGACCTGCCGATGCTGCTCGGCGTGACCCTGGTGGCCTCGGCGGCGATCGTCTTCTTCAACATCATCGTGGACGCCGTCTACGCCTTCATCGACCCGCGGATCCGGCTCGCCTGA